A single Metarhizium brunneum chromosome 5, complete sequence DNA region contains:
- the HNM1_4 gene encoding Choline transport protein, with protein sequence MTLTKRDSHGSPSDVDNKADQHLRLSHENDSADQILENLGYKPELSRNRSTFQVAFMSFVLASIPYGLATTLVYPITGGGPVDIIWGWVAVSAIIVCVAASLGEITSVYPTAGGVYYQAFMLAPAKWRRIASWICGWAYLVGNITITLAVNFGTTLFFVSCVNVFAQDDDHPVLEGKPYQVFLIFLGITLLCNAVSALGNKWLPWIDTAAIFWTFAGVIAIMVCVLAIAKNGRHDAKWVFTYFENNSGWPDGWSYMVGLLHAGYATSSTGMIISMCEEVQHPATQVPKAMVATIGINTVAGLLFLIPLVFVLPDLTMLASLASGQPVPPIIKSAIGNSGGAFGLLFPIMVLALICGIGCTTASSRCAWAFSRDGAVPGSKIWMKVNHTLDVPLNAMMLCMTVEIVLGLIYFGSSAAFNAFSGVGVISLTASYACPIVISLLDGRKAVKAAKFSLGRFGYVANIIAISWSALALPLFCMPSAIPVQATTVNYAPAVFVAAVAISGIWYWVWGHKNYAGPPVQGE encoded by the exons ATGACGCTCACCAAGCGGGACTCGCACGGCAGTCCGTCCGACGTCGACAACAAGGCCGACCAGCATCTGCGCCTTTCGCACGAGAATGACTCTGCCGACCAGATCCTCGAGAACCTCGGGTACAAGCCCGAGCTGTCGCGAAACCGATCGACTTTCCAGGTTGCCTTCATGTCCTTTGTGCTGGCTTCAATTCCCTACGGTCTCGCAACCACCCTTGTCTACCCCATAACCGGCGGCGGTCCCGTCGACATCATCTGGGGCTGGGTTGCTGTCTCGGCCATTATTGTCTGCGTCGCCGCGTCTCTGGGTGAAATCACCAGCGTCTACCCTACCGCCGGAGGTGTCTACTACCAGGCCTTTATGCTTGCGCCCGCTAAATGGCGTAGGATTGCTAGTTGGATCTGCGGCTGGGCATACCTGGTCGGCAACATCACCATTACCCTGGCCGTCAACTTTGGTACCACTCTGTTCTTCGTCTCGTGCGTCAACGTCTTTGCccaagacgacgaccacCCGGTTCTGGAGGGCAAGCCTTACCAagtcttcctcatcttcctcggcatCACTCTTCTGTGCAACGCCGTCTCTGCCCTCGGCAACAAGTGGCTTCCCTGGATTGAT ACTGCCGCCATCTTCTGGACCTTTGCCGGtgtcattgccatcatggtcTGCGtgcttgccattgccaagaaTGGTCGCCACGATGCCAAATGGGTCTTCACCTACTTTGAGAACAACTCGGGTTGGCCCGATGGTTGGTCATACATGGTTGGTCTGTTGCATGCGGGATATGCGACCTCTTCCACCGGAATGATTATCTC CATGTGTGAAGAAGTCCAGCACCCTGCGACTCAGGttcccaaggccatggtTGCCACCATTGGCATCAACACTGTTGCCGGCTTGCTCTTCCTCATCCCGCTCGTCTTTGTCCTCCCCGATCTCACCATGCTCGCCAGCCTTGCCTCTGGTCAACCCGTGCCCCCTATTATCAAGTCTGCCATTGGAAACTCTGGCGGTGCTTTTGGGCTCTTGTTCCCAATCATGGTGCTTGCTCTCATTTGTGGCATCGGCTGCACGACTGCCTCTTCCCGCTGCGCCTGGGCGTTTTCCCGTGACGGTGCCGTGCCCGGATCCAAGATCTGGATGAAGGTCAACCACACTCTCGACGTCCCTCTGAACGCCATGATGCTCTGCATGACTGTTGAGATTGTGCTTGGTCTGATCTACTTTGGATCCTCGGCCGCCTTCAATGCCTTCTCGGGTGTTGGTGTCATTTCGCTTACTGCCTCATACGCCTGCCCAATCGTCATTAGCCTGCTGGATGGTcgcaaggccgtcaaggcggccaagttCTCGCTGGGCAGATTCGGATACGTTGCCAACATTATTGCTATTT CTTGGTCCGCCCTTGCACTTCCGCTCTTCTGCATGCCCTCGGCTATCCCCGTCCAAGCCACCACTGTCAACTACGCTCCTGCAGTATTCGTCGCGGCCGTTGCCATTTCAGGTATCTGGTACTGGGTCTGGGGTCACAAGAACTACGCCGGTCCCCCTGTCCAAGGCGAGTAA
- the coaA gene encoding Coactosin produces MSGLDHPDIAAAYDAVRSDKDEANWMLISYAAATGNKLSLSKTGTGGIAELAASLDDAQVQYGYVRVQYANDAESKRVKFVLVVWIGENTKVMRKARVSVESGDVKRILSHHSIAITASDRSELEERDVVAKLRKAGGADYNGGRG; encoded by the coding sequence ATGAGTGGCTTGGACCACCCCGACATCGCTGCTGCATATGATGCCGTTCGCAGTGACAAAGATGAAGCCAACTGGATGCTCATCTCATATGCGGCAGCAACCGGGAACAAACTGTCGCTGAGTAAGACCGGCACGGGGGGCATTGCCGAACTGGCCGCTTCGCTGGACGATGCCCAGGTTCAGTATGGTTATGTACGTGTTCAGTACGCCAACGACGCCGAGAGCAAACGCGTCAAGTTTGTCCTGGTTGTCTGGATTGGCGAAAACACCAAAGTGATGCGCAAGGCACGGGTCAGCGTCGAGAGCGGCGACGTCAAACGCATTCTGTCCCATCACAGCATCGCCATTACCGCCAGTGACCGCTCTGAGCTGGAGGAGAGGGATGTGGTTGCGAAACTGCGCAAGGCTGGCGGTGCCGACTACAACGGAGGCCGAGGCTGA
- the alp1_4 gene encoding Alkaline protease 1, translating to MHDASLGSRALDLPGVEKTYDLGAFHAYSGSFNQEPIRKITDNPEVHSTARMINTTQESVLRSPVGISRRSRRIANPIGINSPNRPPVGSKHHVQRDSGPQAVSASTPTTRNSGGRAALGFNADGPKVDIFAPGVDVMSTDTGSGKATRVLSDTSPAALHVAGLALYLIATENIKTATKLWVRILALATKDKIANLPAETFNLLAYNGAEQAVSAGARVLVTHVE from the exons ATGCACGATGCTAGCCTAGGCAGCCGCGCCCTTGATTTACCAGGCGTCGAGAAGACATACGATCTCGGTGCCTTTCACGCATATTCGGGATCCTTTAACCAAGAGCCTATTCGTAAAATCACGGATAACCCAGAGGTACATTCCACAGCACGAATGATCAATACCACACAAGAAAGCGTACTCCGGTCGCCTGTAGGTATTAGCCGCCGATCACGACGCATAGCTAATCCCATTGGCATCAACAGCCCAAATAGACCTCCCGTGGGCTCTAAGCACCATGTCCAGCGGGACTCCGGGCCTCAAGCTGTGTCG GCATCCACGCCAACCACGCGGAATTCGGGGGGACGGGCTGCCCTCGGCTTCAATGCCGACGGCCCCAAGGTCGACATCTTTGCTCCCGGCGTGGACGTCATGTCGACTGACACGGGCTCTGGCAAGGCCACAAGAGTCTTGTCGGACACCTCGCCCGCTGCTCTTCATGTTGCTGGACTGGCACTTTACTTGATAGCTACCGAGAATATCAAGACGGCCACCAAACTTTGGGTCAGGATCTTGGCTCTTGCGACCAAGGATAAGATCGCGAACCTCCCCGCTGAAACGTTCAACCTGCTTGCGTACAATGGGGCTGAGCAGGCCGTTTCTGCGGGAGCTCGGGTCCTCGTGACGCATGTCGAGTGA
- the MUTYH gene encoding Adenine DNA glycosylase translates to MVGKRSTRPSSRNVSSGQPRKPNGSFSARLSAPRHSDDSFGSDNDNQPSDNELRSAKRRKVSKPRSNRVNGTGISIFQNCGTVSPEPCCPSSGRQHSLSYHKPLFLCDSRGFEHRQALLSWFDSVSMTRAMPWRKPWINPSTEPDASQLRKLLERRAYEVWISEIMLQQTRVVVVIDYWNRWMDKWPTIQDLAAADPEDVLAAWRGLGYYSRATRIHEASKLVVGDPAMQGLLPSATNDLEAKVPGVGRYTAGAISAIVFGRAAPMVDGNVLRVLSRQLGIYGNIKTDKKVIDAIWAAADALVQTVALDRPDDEDESEVSDRPGRWGQALMELGSTVCTPKPNCSQCPVTASCRVYSEAKNTEQNRGTDICDIEDLCTLCEPLEEETDNSPEPTALQESKPNPKTTDKNKGPKQMTLAAFSFTGGKPAKQNDSKKEDSGKNGAEAISNYARKFPLKTAKKPVREEETVVCAIRRPDGSYLLHRRPDKGLLAGLWEFPSKTLPSKDDYATTKQRTALAKAHMKTLLGGVSPKHMGELGSVPWLFSHLKLTMHVHLFRVGENGAECGIGDRARWSDDVEGESMGTGMRKCWALVKDAE, encoded by the coding sequence ATGGTTGGAAAACGCTCAACGAGGCCGTCATCTAGAAACGTATCGTCCGGTCAGCCAAGAAAGCCTAATGGGTCATTTTCAGCTCGTCTCAGCGCGCCACGACACAGCGACGATAGCTTTGGTTCTGATAACGACAACCAGCCATCCGACAATGAATTGAGAAGCGCCAAGAGACGCAAAGTCTCAAAACCTCGATCGAATAGGGTAAATGGCACCGGCATTTCCATATTCCAAAATTGCGGCACTGTTTCACCAGAGCCATGTTGCCCTTCGTCGGGGCGGCAGCACTCGCTCTCATACCACAAACCGCTATTCCTCTGTGATAGCCGGGGCTTCGAACATCGGCAGGCCTTGTTGTCATGGTTCGACTCGGTCAGCATGACCCGCGCCATGCCTTGGCGTAAACCCTGGATCAATCCTTCCACGGAACCTGATGCATCACAGCTCAGAAAATTGCTTGAGCGACGAGCATACGAGGTGTGGATTAGTGAAATCATGCTGCAGCAAACGAGGGTTGTTGTGGTTATCGACTATTGGAACCGTTGGATGGACAAATGGCCTACAATCCAGgatcttgccgccgctgaCCCAGAGGACGTATTGGCTGCCTGGCGAGGGCTGGGATATTACAGTCGAGCGACACGAATTCACGAGGCTTCCAAGTTGGTGGTGGGGGACCCGGCAATGCAAGGCTTGCTGCCATCAGCTACGAACGATCTGGAGGCCAAAGTTCCTGGGGTCGGTAGATACACAGCCGGTGCCATATCTGCAATCGTCTTTGGCCGAGCGGCCCCAATGGTGGATGGAAACGTTCTTCGCGTCTTGAGTCGTCAGCTAGGCATATACGGCAACATCAAAACGGACAAGAAAGTCATCGACGCCATCTGGGCAGCAGCTGATGCCCTCGTTCAGACTGTGGCTCTCGACCGCcccgatgatgaagacgagtcAGAGGTATCCGATAGACCCGGTCGATGGGGACAAGCACTCATGGAACTAGGCAGCACGGTGTGCACGCCGAAGCCAAACTGCTCGCAATGTCCCGTCACCGCCTCATGTCGTGTATATAGCGAAGCGAAGAACACGGAGCAAAATAGAGGAACCGACATTTGTGACATTGAAGATCTCTGTACACTCTGCGAGCCACTGGAAGAGGAGACCGACAACAGCCCAGAGCCAACAGCCTTGCAAGAATCAAAACCCAACCCCAAAACAACAGACAAGAACAAAGGGCCGAAACAAATGACCCTGGCGGCATTCTCATTCACAGGAGGAAAGCCCGCCAAACAAAACGACTCCAAAAAGGAAGACTCTGGGAAGAATGGGGCCGAAGCCATTTCCAACTACGCACGCAAATTCCCCCTGAAAACGGCCAAAAAGCCTGtccgcgaagaagaaaccgTCGTTTGTGCGATCCGCCGCCCAGACGGGTCGTATCTCCTCCACCGTCGACCAGACAAGGGGCTGCTAGCAGGACTATGGGAGTTTCCAAGCAAGACGCTGCCCAGCAAGGACGATTACGCCACAACGAAGCAGCGTACGGCATTGGCCAAAGCGCACATGAAGACGTTACTGGGCGGTGTATCCCCTAAGCACATGGGAGAATTGGGAAGTGTGCCGTGGTTGTTCTCGCATCTGAAGCTGACCATGCATGTGCACTTGTTCCGAGTTGGGGAGAATGGTGCTGAGTGTGGAATAGGAGATCGGGCCAGATGGAGTGATGATGTGGAAGGGGAGTCTATGGGCACGGGAATGCGTAAATGCTGGGCGTTGGTGAAAGATGCGGAATGA
- the LAC12_5 gene encoding Lactose permease, producing MGLEKRSSQPTATVGHGSIHADPDVDPAMEKGDREITQIQGDAHFYETVTAAPLNPWSKTSLQLYMILLVAALNATASGFDGSIFSSINAMDQYKAYFHHTELGSATGIIFMIYTIGNMVGSLFTGPICDHFGRRAGMMTGSVLIMIGAAVQTAAQNDSYLLGGRFVLGFGVSIGTSSAPTYALELAPPQWRARVVGYYNTFFYTGSILATGVAYASAKNDSELAFRLPLGLQLIPPAFIFIGACLVPESPRWLTMKGKKEMAASILAKYHGGGDMEHPMVKLEIREFEQNIELQKASSVWNYWALVDTHNARWRFAMMAFMSIFAQMAGNSVLTYYLPSMYKLLGIQTTEKRLLLTFMNSIVSCAGAVAGSATNDRIGRRTKLWVGSIVLAGLFGGVTGFSSHFEDKTKTVSSALSNGGVAFIFLFGCAYSFVYTPLTATYCAEVLATPTRAKGMGIHVILSNCANLYNTYVTAIALDSIDWRYYLIFVGLNLLYSVIWFVFGVETRGRTLEEMDDVFNAKFPPRAALQKAVMVRQGDGHLQGLDGDDA from the exons ATGGGCCTAGAAAAACGAAGCTCACAGCCAACGGCCACGGTCGGCCATGGATCAATCCACGCCGACCCAGACGTCGATCCTGCCATGGAGAAAGGCGACCGTGAAATCACCCAGATCCAGGGTGATGCTCACTTCTACGAGACTGTCACGGCCGCGCCCTTGAACCCTTGGTCCAAGACCAGTCTGCAGCTCTACATGATTTTGTTGGTTGCCGCACTCAACGCAACCGCCTCTGGCTTCGACGGC TCCATCTTCAGTTCCATCAATGCTATGGATCAGTACAAGGCCTATTTTCACCACACCGAGCTTGGGTCTGCCACCGGCAT CATCTTCATGATCTACACTATTGGAAACATGGTCGGATCTCTATTCACTGGTCCCATCTGCGACCACTTTGGCCGTCGAGCGGGCATGATGACTGGATCTGTTCTGATCATGATCGGAGCTGCCGTCCAGACCGCTGCCCAGAACGATTCCTACCTCCTGGGTGGACGGTTTGTCCTCGGATTCGGTGTGTCTATCGGAACGTCCTCCGCTCCCACTTACGCCCTCGAACTCGCCCCTCCCCAATGGCGAGCCCGTGTTGTCGGTTATTATAACACTT TCTTCTACACTGGATCCATCCTGGCCACCGGCGTGGCATATGCCTCTGCCAAAAACGACAGCGAACTCGCTTTTCGATTGCCCCTGGGTCTTCAGCTGATCCCGCCcgccttcatcttcattgGAGCCTGCCTCGTTCCCGAATCTCCACGGTGGCTCACCatgaagggcaagaaggaaATGGCCGCTTCCATTTTAGCCAAATATCACGGCGGTGGTGACATGGAACATCCCATGGTCAAGCTTGAGATTCGAGAATTCGAGCAGAACATCGAGCTGCAGAAGGCTTCCAGCGTGTGGAACTACTGGGCTCTTGTCGACACGCACAACGCCCGCTGGCGATTCGCCATGATGGCCTTCATGTCCATCTTTGCTCAGATGGCGGGTAACTCTGTTTTGACCTACTATCTGCCCTCCATGTACAAGCTTCTCGGCATCCAGACGACCGAAAAGCGACTGCTGCTTACCTTTATGAACTCGATTGTCTCTTGTGCGGGCGCGGTCGCTGGATCGGCAACCAATGATCGCATTGGCAGGCGAACCAAGCTGTGGGTTGGCAGTATTGTTCTGGCAGGCCTCTTCGGCGGCGTGACGGGATTCTCGAGCCActttgaggacaagaccaagactgTCAGCTCAGCCCTCTCCAATGGTGGTGTTGCCTTCATCTTCCTTTTCGGATGCGCCTATTCATTTGTCTACACTCCGCTTACCGCCACGTACTGTGCCGAAGTGCTGGCCACGCCTACTCGCGCCAAAGGAATGGGAATTCACGTCATTCTGTCCAACTGCGCCAACTTGTACAACACGTATGTTACCGCTATTGCTCTGGACTCGATCGACTGGAGGTACTACCTCATCTTTGTGGGCCTGAACCTGCTCTATAGTGTCATATGGTTTGTCTTTGGTGTTGAGACTCGTGGCCGCACCCTCGAGGAGATGGACGATGTCTTCAATGCCAAGTTCCCACCTCGTGCTGCCCTCCAGAAGGCCGTCATGGTACGACAAGGGGATGGACACTTGCAAGGACTGGACGGGGACGATGCATAG
- the cprA_1 gene encoding NADPH--cytochrome P450 reductase, which translates to MSEDSLMDISSEMERLDADCIIFYGSETGTAESYATRLAADGRGRFGLETVVANPADYNFDTLDKVASDKTVVFVLATTGDGEPTENAANLFASVAGEAPALLRLGSSPLQSLQFMIFGLGYSTHDHYNAMARSINHALVHLGATRIGELGEGNDGEGTLEEDFLAWKEKAWTALEHVRVLRRNDPEHVYALDVVEQPCPSKDSTIVYAGEHNEQQLKGSTSGPFDSQNPFIAQVSEIRELFQSPERNCLHLNIDLAGSDLSYHTGDHAAI; encoded by the coding sequence ATGAGCGAGGACTCTTTAATGGACATCTCATCCGAGATGGAAAGGCTAGATGCCGACTGTATAATCTTCTACGGGTCTGAAACGGGCACCGCCGAGAGTTACGCGACTCGGCTGGCCGCGGATGGTCGAGGGCGATTCGGCCTTGAAACAGTCGTCGCCAATCCCGCCGACTACAACTTTGACACACTCGACAAGGTCGCCAGTGATAAAACCGTCGTATTTGTCCTGGCGACAactggcgatggcgagcCGACAGAAAACGCCGCAAACCTCTTCGCCAGCGTTGCAGGAGAGGCACCAGCCCTCCTCAGGCTGGGAAGCTCGCCGCTCCAGTCTCTCCAATTCATGATATTTGGCCTCGGCTACAGCACCCACGACCATTACAACGCCATGGCCCGAAGCATCAACCACGCTCTTGTCCATCTCGGCGCAACACGCATAGGCGAGCTAGGCGAGGGCAACGACGGCGAGGGGACCCTGGAAGAAGATTTCCTCGCgtggaaagaaaaagcatGGACTGCTCTCGAACACGTCAGGGTCCTACGCCGTAACGACCCCGAACACGTATATGCTTTGGACGTAGTCGAGCAGCCGTGCCCCAGCAAGGACTCGACTATAGTCTACGCCGGCGAGCACAATGAGCAGCAGTTGAAGGGGTCTACAAGCGGTCCGTTTGACAGCCAAAACCCCTTCATTGCCCAAGTATCAGAGATCCGAGAGCTGTTCCAGTCCCCGGAACGAAACTGCCTGCATTTGAACATCGACCTCGCCGGCAGCGACCTCTCCTACCACACGGGCGACCACGCCGCCATATGA